The region CCTGCTAGCTCCAGTTCATCCACGGCTTTACAACCTACTCGTTTCATTTCATACTTTGGCTCCCTCCAGGCCAGGAGGCCTCGTCCTTTGGCATCGCGCTGTCTATTGAAGCTGCTCCTCGCTGTCGCTCCGGGCTGCTGAGCAAGCTCAGCACCGCAACAATAGAAGGCGCTCAACCCAAGGACTGGGTATCAGTTCGATAGCTGCTGCTGACAGGGCTTGAACCAAGTCCCCCTTTGAAGGGGGCAGGGGGATGACCCTGAATAGCCCATGCTATGAAGCTTATACTTCTGAAATGGCAGCCACAGAAACTCCCCTCCTTGGAGGGGCCAAGGGTGGGTTTATACTTGTAGGGAGAGGTAAAACTCCAGCTTCGATTGATATAGCCTGAGTCGCAAGCAAAGCTAGGCAGCCCTGCCACGCTTACTCGAAAACAACACATGCACCGCCAGCGCCAAAACCGAAAACACCAGCCCTACCAGCACCACCCCGTTCCATTGCCATAGCTGCCATGCCTGGCTGGCAAGTATGGTACCGGTGGCGCCACCCATAAAGTAAGTGAACATGTACACTGTGTTGAGGCGGTTCCGTGCCTCGGGGTGCAGCGAGAAGATAAGCGTTTGGTTGGAAATATGGGAGCCCTGCAGGCCGAGGTCCAGGAGAATGACGCCTACCACCAGGCCCATGATGCTGTAACTGAAAAAACCGAACACGATGTAGGAAACGAGGATCATGGCCAGGGTGGCGAGCTGGATGTTGCGCGTGTCGAACCTGTCGCTAAGCCTGCCCATAACCGAGGCCATGATGGCTCCTCCGGCGCCAACCAGCCCGAAAGCGCCTGCCACATCACTGCCGGCAAAAAAAGGCGGGCCCTCCAGCAGAAAAACAAGCGTAGTCCAGAAGCCGCCGAAGCAGGCAAACGAAAGGGCCCCGCGTATCGAAGCCAGGCGCAGTACCGGCTCGGTCCGGAACAGGTGCACCAGCGACTTCATCAGGCTTTTATAGCTCCCTTTAAACTGCGGGTGTATCTCCGGGAGCAGGAAGTATAGGGCCACCCACAACAGCAGCATGAGCCCGGCGGCGATCAGGAACATGGCCCGCCAACCCAGGTGCTCGCCCACAAAGCCACTGAGCGTACGCGAGAAAAGTATACCTACCAGCAGGCCGCTCATCACCGTGCCTACCGCCTTGCCGCGCTCCTCCGGCCTGGCCAGGTGCGCCGCCATAGGCACAAAAAGCTGGGGCACCACACATGTGGCTCCAATCAGCAGGCTGGCTGCCATCAAAGTATAAATGTTGGGGGAGAAGGCCGCCAGCAGCAGCGAAAGTATGATGAGCACAAAGTCAACCAGGATCAGGCGCTTGCGCCGCAGCATGTCGCCGAGTGGGATGATGAACAGCAGCCCGATGGCATAACCCACCTGCGCCAGCATCGCCACCATGCCTGCGCTGGACTCTGACACCTGAAAAGTATCCGCAATCTTTACCAGCAGGGGCTGGTTGTAGTAGTTGTTTGCCACCACCATGCCTGAGGCAATGGTCATGAGCCAGAGGGTGGAGCGGGTAAGTTGCGGATCAGCGGCTGGGGTATGGGAAGGCGTCATGATAAGGTAAACGGATCATACTTTGCTATCTGCTACAACAGAAGCAACAAAGGTAAGGAGTAGCGGTTCCTAAAGCTTGTTTTTGTTTGCAGTGTCGCTGACTTACTTTCTGTACAAGTATGAAATCAATGGATAGCATCGGTCACAGCCCGCACCGGCAGCATAGCTACGCATCGTAAGGTAAGCACGCTTAGAGGCAGAAGCGTGGGGAAAGTGGGTTCTTAAAAGGCTGGCTGCTAAAAGTCATCCTGCCGGCTCGCACCGGGCGGGTTGAACAGGCCCCACTCATCCCATACATAATTCCATGGGTCGAAACCGGAAACCCAGTCCACGAAAAGCAGCCTGTACTCCTCAATGGCCTTGCGCAGCAGGGGCAGGTAGGTGGTATCCTTAAAGCCATACATCTCCAGGGCGGTGCAGTTGGTGAGCAGGTCGCGGGCGGCCTTG is a window of Pontibacter kalidii DNA encoding:
- a CDS encoding MFS transporter produces the protein MTPSHTPAADPQLTRSTLWLMTIASGMVVANNYYNQPLLVKIADTFQVSESSAGMVAMLAQVGYAIGLLFIIPLGDMLRRKRLILVDFVLIILSLLLAAFSPNIYTLMAASLLIGATCVVPQLFVPMAAHLARPEERGKAVGTVMSGLLVGILFSRTLSGFVGEHLGWRAMFLIAAGLMLLLWVALYFLLPEIHPQFKGSYKSLMKSLVHLFRTEPVLRLASIRGALSFACFGGFWTTLVFLLEGPPFFAGSDVAGAFGLVGAGGAIMASVMGRLSDRFDTRNIQLATLAMILVSYIVFGFFSYSIMGLVVGVILLDLGLQGSHISNQTLIFSLHPEARNRLNTVYMFTYFMGGATGTILASQAWQLWQWNGVVLVGLVFSVLALAVHVLFSSKRGRAA